Proteins from one Osmerus mordax isolate fOsmMor3 chromosome 21, fOsmMor3.pri, whole genome shotgun sequence genomic window:
- the LOC136965360 gene encoding histone H2A-like, translating into MSGRGKTGGKARAKAKTRSSRAGLQFPVGRVHRLLRKGNYAQRVGAGAPVYLAAVLEYLTAEILELAGNAARDNKKTRIIPRHLQLAVRNDEELNKLLGGVTIAQGGVLPNIQAVLLPKKTEKAVKTK; encoded by the coding sequence ATGAGCGGAAGAGGCAAAACAGGAGGCAAAGCCAGGGCTAAGGCTAAGACCAGATCATCACGCGCCGGTCTCCAGTTTCCCGTGGGCCGAGTGCATAGACTTCTCCGCAAAGGCAACTATGCTCAACGTGTTGGAGCTGGTGCACCGGTCTATTTGGCCGCAGTTCTCGAGTACTTGACTGCTGAAATTCTTGAGTTGGCTGGTAATGCTGCCCGCGACAACAAGAAGACTCGTATCATCCCTCGTCACCTGCAGTTGGCCGTCCGCAACGACGAAGAGCTGAACAAACTTCTTGGAGGAGTCACTATTGCTCAGGGTGGAGTTTTGCCTAACATCCAGGCAGTCCTTCTGCCCAAGAAAACCGAGAAAGCCGTTAAAACAAAGTAA
- the LOC136965361 gene encoding histone H2B-like, translated as MPETAKSAPNKGSKKAVSKTAAKGGKKRRKSRKESYAIYVYKVLKQVHPDTGISSKAMGIMNSFVNDIFERIAGESSRLAHYNKRSTITSREIQTAVRLLLPGELAKHAVSEGTKAVTKYTSSK; from the coding sequence ATGCCAGAGACAGCAAAGTCCGCGCCCAATAAGGGATCCAAGAAGGCCGTTTCTAAAACTGCCGCAAAAGGCGGTAAGAAGCGTAGAAAGTCTAGGAAAGAAAGTTATGCTATCTACGTGTACAAAGTGCTAAAGCAGGTCCACCCTGATACCGGCATATCTTCCAAGGCGATGGGAATCATGAATTCTTTCGTCAACGACATTTTTGAGCGCATCGCTGGCGAATCTTCTCGTCTGGCTCACTACAACAAGCGTTCAACCATCACCTCCAGGGAGATCCAGACCGCCGTGCGCCTGCTGCTCCCGGGTGAACTTGCCAAACACGCCGTCTCCGAGGGCACCAAGGCGGTGACCAAGTACACCAGCTCCAAGTAA